The stretch of DNA GCTCATTTTAATAGATTCATGTcacatttgaataaataaattccCCACTAATTGATCCAcctatctctttttttttttggctcaagtaaaattatgatatgtaaaaaaataaatcatcttttttaaaagccacattaaaaaaaacctgtaaattattttaaagcaGTTTCACTATTTTAAATTTCTGTAATAACATTCCTGAATTATTTTGCAATTATTATTCGTTTTTGCTAAAATAGTACGTGCACAATGAGCTAATTAAGAAAAGGCATACTTGCAATTtaattttcacaattttttatttatatttcatttaaatgaagtattttatttaaattcaaatcatCAAAAACTTCATCATATAATAGGAATAatgtttttaaactaaaattataataggAAAGTCACTTGTAAGTATTAatgtattcaaaataaaattataatacaaaataaatatcaataaaaataaataaataaatatatgtaacTATCTGCCAAACAATATTAACtgaaaaatattattccaaGTATTATTATTCTACTGTAtgcacaaaaaaaaattgataaaatgaaAGAGGGATTATGCGAAATTTAACGGATTATTCTATTCTCTTTTAGAGAAAGGTTTAAGGGCCGATAATGCACGATAAACCCAATTACATTACAATTATAGAATAACAATTTGCAAGACTTGGAGATAAATTCCTCGAGCCGGAGACACCACTGGTTCTCGGAAATGGATTCTCAGTCCGAACCACAATCCAATTacctaattttaattattatttattcagtTTATGGCATATTCATCATCTTATTTTGTACCCAAAAACCACCTCTTGTTCTTGTCTAAGATTCAAAAGTGTATTCCAAAATCGTGGAAAAAACCCAGCAACAACAAACCCTTTCACAAACCACTTATTAATTCATCATCATCTATGATTCCTCTTCTTATTGCATCCCTCAATGATTTCGTCACACACGGCCACTTATCAAATGCATTCAAAACCTTCTTCCACATTCAACAACACTCTAATCATTCTCCTTCTTCTTTCAATCTTCTCTTTGACCCCATTAGACTTCTTCTACTCTCTTGCACCAAGCTCAACTCTCTCCCACAGGGTAAGCAACTTCATGCCTATATGTTCTTGTTAGGTATTCATCAAAATCATGTATTGGTTTCAAAGCTTCTTCAATTTTATGCTAATTTCAATCTCATTGCTGATGCTCAAACTGTCGTTGAGGATTCCAATAGTTTCTTCCCTTTGCATTGGAATATGGTTATGTCTTTGTATGTTAAAAATAGTCTCTTCCACGAAGCTCTTTCTGTTTATAACATAATGTTGAGTAGGCATGTTGAACCAGATGATTTTACTTATCCATGTATTCTCAAGGCTTGTGGGGAATTGTTAGATGAAACTAATGGTGTTAAGGTTCATAAGTTGATTGAAGCTAGTTCTGTTAACTGTTTGTATGTTCATAATGCGTTGGTGTCTATGTATGGTAGGTTTGGAAAGCTAGATGTTGCTCGCCATTTGTTTGATAATTTGGCTGTTAGAAACAATGTTTCTTGGTACATTATAATTAGTTGTTATGCCTCTAGGGGTATGTGGGAGGAAGCGTTTCGGCTATTTGGAAGGATGCAAGAGGAGGGTGTTGaaatgaatataattatatggaATACCATTGCTGGAGGGTGCTTGCGTTCTGCCAATTTCAAGGGGGCACTTAAGATGCTTTCTCAGACGAGAACGTTGATTCGTTTTGACTCTGTTGCAATGGTTATTGGATTAAATGCGTGTTCCCACATTGGAGCCCTTAAATTGGGAAAGGAGATTCATGGTCATGCCGTAAGGACTTGCTTTGATGTGTTTGATAACGTGAAAAATGCGTTGATTACAATGTATTCCAGGTGTCGAGACCTCAGTCATGCATATGTGTTGTTTCGGAAAATGGAAGAGAAAGGTTTAATCACATGGAATGCCATGCTTTCTGGATATGCTCACATGGATCGAGCTGAGGAAGTCTCCTTCCTTTTTAGAGAAATGCTACATGAGCGCGTTGAGCCTAATTTTGTCACTATTGCGAGTGTTCTTCCACTTTGCGCTCGAATAGCAAATCTACAACATG from Cicer arietinum cultivar CDC Frontier isolate Library 1 chromosome 3, Cicar.CDCFrontier_v2.0, whole genome shotgun sequence encodes:
- the LOC101493290 gene encoding pentatricopeptide repeat-containing protein At1g71490-like, producing the protein MAYSSSYFVPKNHLLFLSKIQKCIPKSWKKPSNNKPFHKPLINSSSSMIPLLIASLNDFVTHGHLSNAFKTFFHIQQHSNHSPSSFNLLFDPIRLLLLSCTKLNSLPQGKQLHAYMFLLGIHQNHVLVSKLLQFYANFNLIADAQTVVEDSNSFFPLHWNMVMSLYVKNSLFHEALSVYNIMLSRHVEPDDFTYPCILKACGELLDETNGVKVHKLIEASSVNCLYVHNALVSMYGRFGKLDVARHLFDNLAVRNNVSWYIIISCYASRGMWEEAFRLFGRMQEEGVEMNIIIWNTIAGGCLRSANFKGALKMLSQTRTLIRFDSVAMVIGLNACSHIGALKLGKEIHGHAVRTCFDVFDNVKNALITMYSRCRDLSHAYVLFRKMEEKGLITWNAMLSGYAHMDRAEEVSFLFREMLHERVEPNFVTIASVLPLCARIANLQHGKEFHCYMMKRKERFSDHLLLWNTLIDMYSRSGKVLEARKVFDSLSRRDGVTYTSMIFGYGMRGDGETALKLFEEMCRFDIKPDHVTMVAVLTACSHSGLIAHGLLLFKKMVEVYGMNPQIEHYSCMVDLFGRAGLLNKAKEVIXXMPYKPTTAMWVTLIGACRIHGNTVMGEWAAGELLKMKPNHSGYYVLIANMYAAAGCWSKLAKVRICMRDLGVRKAPGCAWVDVGSEFSSFLVGDTSNSHSGEIYPLMNGLNELKKDAGYVPSEGFVTSEEDFE